The Rhodopseudomonas palustris genome window below encodes:
- a CDS encoding substrate-binding protein: MADKKFIIDRRTALKTGLAGAAALATPSFFIRDAWADDFCNIPKGKEVVFGFNVPQSGAYADEGMDELKAYQLAVKHLNGEGDGGMLKTMKPLALKGNGVLGKKVTFVSGDTQTKADQARATAKRMIEKDGAIMITGGSSSAEAVAVQSLCQDVGVIFMAGLTHSNDTTGKDKRAYGFRHFFNAYMSGVALGPVLAEAYGKDRVAYHLTADYTWGWTQEESMKDATEKQGWKTVKAVRTPLGAADFSQYITPVLNSGADVLVLNHYGKDMINSLTQAVQFGLRDKMANGKKFEIVVPLFSELMAQGAGDAIKGIYGTANWDWKLEDAATSAFTKSFGAAYGTPPSQAAQTCYVQAILYADAVERAGTFNPSKVIAALEGFEFDGLGNGKTLYRAADHQCFKDVLVVQGKEKPKDKFDLLEVKKIVPASQVTYDPSIFGGELGSKDAKACG; encoded by the coding sequence ATGGCCGACAAAAAATTTATCATCGACCGCAGAACTGCGCTCAAGACCGGCTTGGCCGGTGCTGCCGCCCTTGCCACGCCGAGCTTTTTCATCCGCGATGCCTGGGCCGACGATTTCTGCAACATCCCGAAGGGCAAGGAAGTCGTTTTCGGCTTCAACGTTCCGCAGTCCGGCGCCTATGCCGACGAAGGCATGGATGAACTCAAGGCCTATCAGCTCGCGGTGAAGCACCTCAACGGTGAGGGCGACGGCGGCATGCTGAAGACCATGAAGCCGCTGGCGCTCAAGGGCAACGGCGTGCTCGGCAAGAAGGTCACCTTCGTTTCGGGTGATACTCAGACCAAGGCCGATCAGGCGCGCGCCACCGCCAAGCGCATGATCGAAAAGGACGGCGCGATCATGATCACCGGCGGCTCGTCGTCGGCCGAAGCGGTCGCGGTGCAGTCGCTGTGCCAGGACGTCGGCGTGATCTTCATGGCCGGCCTGACCCACTCCAACGACACCACCGGCAAGGACAAGCGCGCCTACGGCTTCCGCCACTTCTTCAACGCCTACATGTCCGGCGTCGCGCTCGGCCCGGTGCTGGCCGAAGCCTATGGCAAGGACCGCGTCGCCTATCACCTGACCGCCGACTACACCTGGGGCTGGACCCAGGAAGAGTCGATGAAGGACGCGACCGAGAAGCAGGGCTGGAAGACCGTCAAGGCGGTCCGCACCCCGCTCGGCGCCGCCGACTTCTCGCAGTACATTACGCCGGTGCTGAATTCCGGCGCCGACGTGCTCGTGCTGAACCACTACGGCAAGGACATGATCAACTCCTTGACCCAGGCGGTTCAGTTCGGCCTGCGCGACAAGATGGCGAACGGCAAGAAGTTCGAGATCGTCGTGCCGCTGTTCTCCGAGCTGATGGCGCAGGGCGCCGGCGATGCGATCAAGGGCATCTACGGCACCGCGAACTGGGACTGGAAGCTCGAAGACGCCGCCACCAGCGCCTTCACCAAGTCGTTCGGCGCCGCTTACGGCACCCCTCCGTCGCAGGCCGCGCAGACCTGCTACGTCCAGGCGATCCTGTATGCCGACGCCGTCGAGCGTGCCGGCACCTTCAACCCCTCGAAAGTGATCGCAGCGCTCGAAGGCTTCGAGTTCGACGGCCTCGGCAACGGCAAGACGCTGTATCGCGCCGCCGACCATCAGTGCTTCAAGGACGTGCTGGTGGTGCAGGGCAAGGAAAAGCCGAAGGACAAGTTCGACCTGCTCGAAGTCAAGAAGATCGTGCCGGCGTCGCAGGTCACCTACGACCCGAGCATCTTCGGCGGCGAACTTGGCTCCAAGGACGCCAAGGCGTGCGGCTGA
- a CDS encoding MaoC family dehydratase N-terminal domain-containing protein, with protein MVDQSAVGRRFTPVTAHVEAGRLRYFLDTLGETNPVYRDAAAAKAEGFAAPPIPPTYLFCLEMLDNENPFEFLTALQIDLGRVLHGEQSFTYHAPVMVGDTLTFSPQVTSVTDKKGGAMTLIGVETAVTNQHGVHVADTTRTIVVRNG; from the coding sequence ATGGTCGATCAATCCGCTGTCGGTCGCCGGTTCACGCCGGTGACTGCCCATGTCGAAGCAGGACGACTGCGCTACTTCCTCGACACCCTCGGCGAGACCAATCCGGTTTATCGCGACGCCGCTGCGGCCAAGGCCGAAGGCTTCGCGGCGCCGCCGATCCCGCCGACCTATCTGTTTTGCCTCGAGATGCTCGACAACGAAAACCCGTTCGAGTTTCTCACCGCGCTTCAGATCGATCTCGGCCGGGTGCTGCACGGCGAACAGAGCTTCACCTACCACGCCCCAGTGATGGTCGGCGACACGTTGACGTTCAGCCCCCAGGTGACCAGCGTCACCGACAAGAAGGGCGGCGCGATGACGCTGATCGGCGTCGAAACCGCCGTCACCAATCAGCACGGCGTCCACGTTGCCGACACGACGCGGACCATCGTGGTGCGTAACGGATGA
- a CDS encoding acyl-CoA synthetase translates to MNITHGLRRALQINPEGLATVCAGRRRNWREVGDRVARLAAGLRASGVGEGERVAILSLNSDRYLEMYLAAGWCGGVIVPLNIRWSALENEDALRDCRAVALVVDKAFAATGAALAQAIPSMVLIYADEGDVPAGMQSYEDLIATHAPIPDAMRKAEDLAGIFYTGGTTGRSKGVMLSHGNLMANALNALGEGLFPGTSVYLHAAPMFHLANGAAMYSLLLSGGSNVMIPSFTPEGVMQAMQNERVTDVLLVPTMIQMFVDHPALKNYDLSSLKNIVYGASPISEAVLARASAALPKVQFTQAYGMTELSPIATLLHWKEHIGEGKAKGRQRAAGRATLGCEVRIVDAEDRTVPYGTVGEICVRGDNMMMGYWERPEETARSLAGGWMHTGDGGYMDDHGFVYVVDRVKDMIISGGENVYSVEVENAVAQHPAVAQCAVIGIPHEAWGEQVHAVVVTKAGATVTAEELIAHCKALIAGYKCPRSVEITETPLPLSGAGKILKRELRQPYWESRERRVS, encoded by the coding sequence ATGAACATCACCCACGGCCTGCGCCGCGCGCTGCAGATCAACCCGGAAGGGCTGGCCACCGTCTGCGCCGGCCGCCGACGTAACTGGCGCGAGGTCGGCGACCGCGTCGCGCGGCTCGCTGCCGGCTTGCGTGCCAGCGGTGTCGGCGAGGGCGAACGCGTTGCCATCCTGTCGCTGAATTCGGATCGCTATCTCGAAATGTATCTCGCTGCCGGCTGGTGCGGCGGCGTGATCGTGCCGCTGAACATCCGCTGGAGCGCGCTGGAGAACGAAGACGCGCTGCGCGACTGTCGCGCGGTGGCGCTGGTGGTCGACAAGGCGTTCGCCGCGACTGGTGCCGCATTGGCGCAGGCGATCCCGTCGATGGTGCTGATCTATGCCGACGAAGGCGACGTGCCGGCCGGCATGCAGAGCTATGAGGATCTGATCGCCACTCACGCGCCGATTCCGGATGCGATGCGCAAGGCCGAGGATCTCGCCGGCATCTTCTACACTGGCGGCACCACGGGCCGCTCCAAGGGCGTGATGCTGAGCCACGGCAATCTGATGGCGAACGCACTCAATGCGCTGGGCGAGGGGCTGTTTCCCGGGACGTCTGTCTATCTGCACGCCGCGCCGATGTTCCACCTCGCCAACGGCGCCGCGATGTATTCGCTGCTGCTGTCGGGCGGCTCCAACGTGATGATCCCGTCGTTCACGCCGGAGGGCGTGATGCAAGCGATGCAGAACGAGCGGGTTACCGACGTACTGCTGGTGCCGACCATGATCCAGATGTTCGTCGATCATCCGGCGCTGAAGAATTACGACCTGTCGTCGCTGAAGAACATCGTGTACGGCGCCTCGCCGATCAGCGAGGCCGTGCTGGCCCGCGCTTCGGCGGCGCTGCCGAAGGTGCAGTTTACCCAGGCCTACGGCATGACCGAGCTGTCGCCGATCGCGACGCTGCTGCATTGGAAGGAGCACATCGGCGAGGGCAAGGCCAAGGGGCGGCAGCGCGCCGCCGGCCGGGCCACGCTGGGTTGCGAAGTGCGGATCGTCGATGCCGAGGATCGCACCGTGCCTTATGGGACGGTCGGCGAGATCTGCGTGCGCGGCGACAACATGATGATGGGCTATTGGGAGCGGCCGGAGGAGACCGCGCGCTCGCTCGCTGGGGGCTGGATGCACACCGGCGACGGCGGCTACATGGACGACCACGGCTTCGTTTACGTCGTTGACCGGGTCAAGGACATGATCATCTCCGGCGGTGAGAACGTGTACTCGGTCGAGGTCGAGAACGCAGTGGCGCAGCATCCGGCGGTGGCGCAATGCGCGGTGATCGGCATTCCGCACGAGGCGTGGGGCGAGCAGGTTCACGCGGTGGTGGTCACCAAGGCCGGCGCCACCGTAACGGCGGAAGAGCTGATCGCCCACTGCAAGGCGTTGATCGCCGGCTACAAGTGCCCGCGCAGTGTGGAGATCACCGAGACGCCGCTGCCGCTGTCCGGTGCCGGCAAGATCCTCAAGCGTGAACTGCGCCAGCCGTATTGGGAGAGCCGCGAACGTCGCGTCAGCTGA
- a CDS encoding exodeoxyribonuclease III yields MKIATFNVNNVNKRLPQLLAWLKAARPDIVCLQELKAADAEFPDAALRKAGYAAAWVGQKSWNGVAILARREIVVTRRRLPGAPHDKQSRYIEAAVAGIIVGCLYAPNGNPQPGPKFDDKLAWLKRLNRHAATLLKSGAPVVLAGDFNVVPTPADIYPTKSWDKDALVQPAARKLFAALLRQGWTDALRHCHPDDAPYTFWSYWRNRFERDAGLRIDHLLLDPSLAVRLKRAGVDRKVRAAPQASDHAPAWIVID; encoded by the coding sequence GTGAAGATCGCGACCTTCAACGTCAACAACGTCAACAAGCGGCTGCCGCAACTGCTGGCGTGGCTGAAGGCGGCGCGGCCGGACATCGTCTGCCTGCAGGAGCTGAAGGCGGCTGACGCCGAGTTTCCTGACGCGGCACTGCGCAAGGCCGGCTATGCGGCGGCGTGGGTCGGGCAGAAAAGCTGGAATGGCGTCGCGATCCTCGCCCGCCGCGAGATTGTGGTGACGCGGCGGCGGTTGCCCGGCGCGCCGCACGACAAGCAGAGCCGCTACATCGAGGCGGCGGTCGCCGGTATCATCGTCGGCTGCCTGTACGCGCCGAACGGCAATCCGCAGCCCGGACCGAAATTCGACGATAAGCTCGCCTGGCTGAAGCGACTGAACCGCCATGCGGCGACACTGCTGAAGAGCGGGGCGCCGGTGGTGCTGGCGGGCGATTTCAACGTGGTGCCGACGCCGGCCGATATCTACCCGACCAAGTCATGGGACAAGGACGCGCTGGTGCAGCCGGCGGCGCGCAAGCTGTTCGCGGCGCTGCTGCGCCAGGGTTGGACCGATGCACTACGGCACTGCCATCCGGACGACGCGCCCTATACGTTCTGGTCGTACTGGCGAAACCGGTTCGAGCGCGACGCGGGCTTGCGGATCGATCACTTGCTGCTCGATCCGTCGCTGGCGGTGCGGCTGAAGCGGGCCGGTGTCGATCGCAAGGTGCGGGCGGCACCGCAGGCGAGCGATCACGCGCCCGCCTGGATCGTGATCGATTGA
- a CDS encoding enoyl-CoA hydratase-related protein, whose protein sequence is MTVVLSERRGAVAVLTLNNPAQYNAMRRGLLSELGAALNAALKDDAVRAILLTGAGKGFCAGAALGSETFNAGADVAPWMRAELSPVLEAMRGAAKPIVVAVNGPAAGAGVGLALAGDIVLAARSAKFVLSFVKLGAALDAGTSLFVQRAIGVARARALALLGRPLSAEQAEQSGLIFQAVDDERLMDEAMAIAEQLAAGPPIGIGLIKRQIEAAWSAPLAEVLDDEAEQQGRAFVTADLREGAAAFVEKRAPNFTGR, encoded by the coding sequence ATGACTGTGGTTTTGTCGGAGCGGCGCGGCGCCGTCGCGGTGCTGACGCTGAACAACCCGGCGCAATACAACGCGATGCGCCGCGGCCTGCTCAGCGAGCTCGGCGCGGCATTGAACGCGGCGCTCAAAGACGACGCGGTGCGCGCCATCCTGCTCACCGGTGCCGGCAAAGGCTTCTGCGCCGGTGCGGCGCTCGGCAGCGAGACCTTCAACGCCGGCGCCGACGTCGCGCCGTGGATGCGCGCCGAACTCAGCCCGGTGCTGGAGGCGATGCGCGGTGCCGCGAAGCCGATCGTCGTCGCCGTCAACGGCCCCGCGGCCGGCGCCGGTGTCGGGCTGGCACTCGCAGGCGACATCGTTCTGGCGGCGCGCTCGGCCAAATTCGTGCTGAGCTTCGTCAAGCTCGGCGCCGCACTCGATGCCGGCACCTCGCTGTTCGTACAGCGCGCGATCGGCGTGGCGCGTGCGCGCGCCCTGGCGCTGCTCGGCCGTCCGCTGTCCGCCGAACAGGCCGAACAATCCGGCCTGATCTTCCAGGCCGTCGACGATGAGCGCCTGATGGATGAGGCGATGGCCATCGCCGAGCAACTCGCGGCCGGCCCGCCGATCGGCATCGGCCTGATCAAGCGCCAGATCGAAGCGGCATGGAGCGCCCCGCTCGCCGAGGTGCTGGACGACGAAGCCGAACAGCAGGGCCGTGCCTTCGTCACCGCCGACCTGCGCGAAGGCGCAGCCGCCTTCGTCGAGAAACGCGCGCCGAACTTCACCGGCCGCTGA
- a CDS encoding alpha/beta hydrolase family protein: MSARVSAARLDAEVAKAFPLFNAPAILPAFDAATASAQVDVDLHRIVTTTRVPETGERLKVSGLLAVPAGKTGELPLLSWQHGTILSFDQVPSNLTKLADPAYQLSDAADSLETLFNVQRFAARGYAVIAADYVGKGPFRNGRGEGYAVKGVSVQTCLDMLAAGEVAMASLGLKPSKLFLHGWSQGALNTQWLHQALRRRSRPIAATAVASPFNDLNEAWSYWAGAQSFALPAGTTSYPALPNWISLCMIVALGSYELNYRLSGLLDSAIRPEYRAMARKYLEDYKVVADPQQPFPTGSDLLVPGFFERATDDRNSAFVRHLAANRASYWRYDSPIRFHYGLADEALHPAMVYRALSAGGHQAVGIPTANASHRATFLAGLYGDAASLGGAENVPTWFGKF, translated from the coding sequence ATGTCGGCGCGGGTCAGCGCCGCGCGGCTCGACGCCGAGGTCGCCAAGGCGTTCCCGCTGTTCAACGCTCCGGCGATCCTGCCTGCCTTCGATGCCGCCACCGCGAGCGCGCAGGTTGACGTCGATCTACACCGGATCGTGACCACGACCCGCGTTCCCGAGACCGGAGAGCGGCTGAAGGTCAGCGGGCTGTTGGCGGTGCCGGCCGGCAAGACCGGCGAACTGCCGCTGCTGTCGTGGCAGCACGGCACCATCCTGTCGTTCGATCAGGTGCCGTCGAACCTGACCAAGCTGGCCGATCCGGCGTACCAGCTCAGCGATGCGGCGGATTCGCTGGAGACGCTGTTCAACGTGCAGCGGTTCGCGGCGCGCGGCTATGCGGTGATCGCCGCCGACTATGTCGGCAAGGGGCCATTCCGCAACGGCCGAGGGGAGGGCTACGCAGTCAAAGGCGTCAGCGTCCAGACCTGTCTCGACATGCTGGCGGCGGGCGAGGTGGCGATGGCGTCGCTTGGCCTGAAGCCGTCGAAACTCTTCCTGCACGGCTGGTCGCAGGGCGCGCTCAACACCCAATGGCTTCATCAGGCGCTGCGCCGCCGGTCGCGACCCATTGCTGCCACGGCGGTCGCCAGCCCCTTCAACGATCTGAACGAAGCCTGGAGCTACTGGGCCGGCGCGCAAAGCTTCGCGCTGCCGGCCGGCACGACGTCCTATCCGGCGCTGCCGAACTGGATCTCGCTGTGCATGATCGTTGCGCTGGGCAGTTACGAGCTGAACTATCGCCTCAGCGGTCTGCTCGACAGCGCCATCCGCCCCGAATACCGGGCGATGGCCCGCAAGTACTTGGAAGACTACAAGGTCGTGGCCGATCCGCAGCAGCCGTTCCCGACCGGCTCCGATCTGTTGGTGCCGGGCTTCTTCGAGCGCGCCACCGACGATCGCAACAGCGCCTTCGTGCGTCACCTCGCAGCCAATCGGGCTTCGTATTGGCGCTACGATTCGCCGATCCGGTTTCACTATGGGCTTGCCGACGAAGCGCTGCATCCGGCGATGGTGTATCGGGCGCTGTCGGCCGGCGGTCACCAGGCTGTGGGAATCCCGACTGCCAACGCCAGCCATCGCGCGACCTTTCTCGCGGGGCTGTATGGCGATGCCGCCAGTCTCGGCGGTGCTGAGAATGTGCCGACCTGGTTCGGTAAATTCTAA
- a CDS encoding lipid-transfer protein — translation MASPVHVAGVGMIPFVKPGANEPYHLMGAEAARLALRDAGLGYDAIQQAFVGYVYGDSTCGQRALYQVGMTGIPIVNVNNNCSTGSTALYLARQAIASGAADCVLALGFEQMKPGALGSVFVDRPSAFEDFDAAADQLIDAPGVPLALRYFGGAGLSHMQKYGTPLSSFAKVRAKASRHAAKNPLALFRKEVSADDVLNDQVIWPGVMTRLMACPPTCGGAAAVLVSEDFAKKHGLRTDVRIAAQAMTTDTASTFEAHDMMRVVGYDMARAAATKVYEDAGVGPDDIDVVELHDCFAHNELITYEALGLCPEGGAEKFIADGDNTYGGKFVTNPSGGLLSKGHPLGATGLAQCYELTRQLRGTAEATQVDGAKRALQHNLGLGGACVVTLYERA, via the coding sequence ATGGCGTCACCCGTCCACGTCGCCGGCGTCGGCATGATCCCGTTCGTCAAGCCGGGCGCGAACGAGCCGTATCACCTGATGGGCGCCGAAGCGGCGCGGCTGGCCTTGCGCGACGCCGGCCTCGGCTACGATGCGATCCAGCAGGCCTTCGTCGGTTACGTCTATGGCGACTCCACCTGCGGTCAGCGCGCGCTGTACCAGGTCGGCATGACCGGCATCCCGATCGTCAACGTCAACAACAACTGCTCGACGGGCTCGACGGCCCTCTATCTGGCGCGACAGGCGATTGCTTCCGGCGCTGCCGACTGTGTGCTGGCGCTCGGCTTCGAGCAGATGAAGCCCGGCGCGCTCGGCTCGGTGTTCGTCGATCGCCCCAGCGCGTTCGAGGACTTCGACGCCGCCGCCGATCAGTTGATCGACGCCCCCGGCGTGCCGCTGGCACTGCGCTATTTCGGCGGCGCCGGCCTCAGCCACATGCAGAAATACGGCACGCCGCTGTCGTCCTTCGCCAAGGTCCGCGCCAAGGCCAGCCGTCACGCGGCGAAGAATCCGCTGGCGCTGTTCCGCAAGGAGGTCTCGGCCGACGACGTGCTCAATGACCAGGTGATCTGGCCGGGCGTGATGACCCGACTGATGGCCTGTCCCCCCACCTGCGGCGGCGCCGCCGCGGTGCTGGTGTCCGAAGACTTCGCCAAGAAGCACGGCCTCCGCACCGACGTTCGCATCGCCGCGCAAGCGATGACGACCGATACGGCGTCGACCTTCGAGGCGCACGACATGATGCGCGTGGTCGGCTACGACATGGCGCGCGCTGCGGCCACCAAGGTGTACGAAGATGCCGGCGTCGGGCCGGATGACATCGACGTCGTCGAGCTGCACGACTGTTTCGCCCACAACGAGCTGATCACCTACGAGGCGCTCGGGCTGTGCCCCGAAGGCGGGGCCGAGAAGTTCATCGCCGACGGCGACAACACCTATGGCGGAAAGTTCGTCACCAATCCGTCGGGCGGGCTGCTGTCGAAGGGCCATCCGCTCGGCGCCACCGGCCTGGCGCAATGCTACGAGCTGACCCGGCAGCTCCGCGGCACCGCGGAGGCGACCCAAGTCGACGGCGCCAAGCGCGCGCTGCAGCACAATCTCGGTCTCGGCGGCGCCTGTGTGGTGACACTGTACGAGCGCGCGTGA
- a CDS encoding MaoC family dehydratase, giving the protein MTDTMDMTTSPAVGDRIVHKRFPAINRHRLALYCGASGDHNPIHVDIDFAKASGFPDVFTHGMLVMGYLGQALSDAVPPGRIRSFSTRFAAITQLGAEITCEGQVTELIEAGGERRARLALTARDQTGEIKLAGEAIIAV; this is encoded by the coding sequence ATGACCGACACGATGGACATGACCACCTCCCCCGCGGTCGGCGACCGCATCGTCCACAAGCGCTTCCCCGCGATCAACCGCCACCGGCTGGCGCTGTATTGCGGCGCCTCCGGCGACCACAATCCGATCCACGTCGATATCGACTTCGCCAAGGCGTCGGGCTTTCCGGACGTATTCACCCACGGCATGCTAGTGATGGGCTATCTCGGCCAGGCGCTCAGCGACGCGGTGCCGCCGGGCCGGATCCGCAGCTTTTCGACGCGATTTGCGGCGATCACCCAGCTCGGTGCCGAGATCACCTGCGAAGGCCAGGTCACTGAGCTGATCGAGGCCGGCGGCGAGCGCCGCGCCCGACTCGCCCTGACCGCCCGCGACCAGACCGGCGAGATCAAGCTCGCCGGCGAAGCGATCATCGCCGTTTAG
- a CDS encoding TetR/AcrR family transcriptional regulator translates to MSGHTADDRSPWMPFESRRRARDEKREAVLRTAVHLFLEQGYHRATLNEVAERLNITKPALYNYFRSKEEILFECWALGQEQVDEIIADISRSGDDGLGKLRALVRAYAATMATEFGASMVRFNPRDLSPDNEKTVRAAKRGIDQTFRRFIAEGVADGSIKSCDPKLTAFAIAGSLNWIGHWYQRDGALSPEAIADEFAMRLTEGLATRSTKKKSALQAPDGNNNRKRPKGGHHEHHPRPAPRAADQPGRAGHRLRRPPT, encoded by the coding sequence ATGAGCGGACATACCGCCGACGACCGATCACCCTGGATGCCGTTCGAGAGCCGCCGCCGCGCCCGCGACGAAAAGCGCGAGGCGGTGCTGCGAACGGCGGTGCATCTGTTCCTCGAACAGGGCTATCATCGCGCCACGCTCAACGAAGTGGCGGAGCGGCTGAACATCACCAAGCCGGCGCTGTACAATTACTTCCGCAGCAAGGAGGAGATTCTGTTCGAGTGTTGGGCGCTCGGTCAGGAGCAGGTCGACGAGATCATTGCGGACATCAGCCGGTCCGGTGACGACGGACTCGGCAAGCTGCGCGCGCTGGTGCGCGCCTATGCCGCAACGATGGCCACGGAGTTCGGTGCCAGCATGGTGCGGTTCAATCCGCGCGATCTGTCGCCGGACAACGAGAAGACGGTGCGCGCCGCCAAGCGCGGCATCGACCAGACGTTCCGCCGCTTCATCGCGGAGGGCGTCGCCGACGGATCGATCAAGTCGTGCGATCCGAAGCTTACCGCGTTCGCGATCGCCGGATCGCTGAACTGGATCGGCCACTGGTATCAGCGCGACGGCGCGCTGTCGCCGGAGGCGATCGCCGACGAATTCGCGATGCGCCTCACCGAGGGGCTCGCCACCCGATCAACCAAGAAGAAGAGCGCCCTTCAGGCGCCCGACGGCAACAACAACAGGAAACGACCCAAGGGAGGACATCATGAACATCACCCACGGCCTGCGCCGCGCGCTGCAGATCAACCCGGAAGGGCTGGCCACCGTCTGCGCCGGCCGCCGACGTAA
- the nirK gene encoding copper-containing nitrite reductase, translating to MLFPRGLLLNAAVIAVALSVPGQSPAADDISKLPRQRIDLVAPPFVHSHQQATTDGPKVVEFKLVVHEKELVIDDEGTKIQAMTFNGSIPGPLMVVHQDDYVELTLINPAPNTMPHNIDLHAATGALGGGALTLINPGEQVVLRFKADRPGVFVYHCAPGGTMIPWHVVSGMNGAIMVLPRDGLKDGAGKPLRYDRIYYVGEQDFYVPKDDKGNYKTYGSPAEAYFDTREVMRKLIPTHEVFNGRVGALTGKNAMTAKVGESVLIIHSQANRDTRPHLIGGHGDYVWETGKFSNPPETNLETWFVRGGSAAAALYTFKQPGIYAYLNHNLIEGVELGASANFNVEGKWNDDLMQQVKAPAPIPAGSSN from the coding sequence ATGTTATTCCCTAGAGGTCTCCTCCTGAACGCCGCCGTCATCGCAGTCGCGCTGAGCGTACCAGGCCAGTCACCGGCCGCCGACGACATCTCCAAACTGCCCCGCCAACGCATCGATCTGGTCGCGCCGCCGTTCGTCCACTCACATCAGCAGGCCACGACCGACGGCCCCAAAGTCGTCGAGTTCAAGCTGGTGGTGCATGAGAAGGAACTGGTGATCGACGACGAGGGCACGAAAATTCAAGCCATGACATTCAACGGCTCCATCCCGGGCCCGCTGATGGTCGTGCATCAGGACGACTACGTCGAACTGACGCTCATCAATCCTGCCCCCAACACCATGCCTCACAACATCGACCTGCACGCCGCGACGGGCGCGCTGGGTGGCGGCGCGCTGACGCTGATCAATCCTGGCGAGCAGGTCGTCCTGCGCTTCAAGGCCGATCGCCCGGGCGTTTTCGTCTATCACTGCGCGCCCGGCGGCACGATGATCCCCTGGCACGTCGTGTCCGGCATGAATGGCGCGATCATGGTGCTGCCCCGCGACGGCCTGAAGGACGGCGCGGGAAAGCCGCTTCGTTACGACCGCATCTACTATGTCGGCGAACAGGATTTCTATGTCCCGAAGGACGACAAGGGGAACTACAAGACCTACGGATCGCCCGCCGAGGCATATTTCGACACCCGTGAGGTGATGCGCAAACTCATCCCGACACACGAAGTATTCAATGGTCGCGTCGGCGCGCTCACCGGCAAGAACGCGATGACGGCCAAGGTCGGCGAGTCGGTGTTGATCATCCATTCCCAGGCGAATCGCGACACCCGCCCGCATTTGATCGGCGGACATGGCGACTACGTTTGGGAAACCGGCAAGTTTTCAAATCCGCCGGAAACCAATCTTGAAACCTGGTTCGTCCGTGGTGGGTCCGCCGCTGCTGCCCTCTACACCTTCAAGCAGCCGGGCATCTACGCATACCTCAATCACAATCTGATCGAAGGGGTCGAGCTGGGCGCCAGCGCCAATTTCAACGTCGAAGGCAAGTGGAACGACGACCTGATGCAACAGGTAAAGGCGCCGGCGCCGATCCCGGCAGGATCCAGTAACTAG
- a CDS encoding SDR family NAD(P)-dependent oxidoreductase produces MGKLQGKVALVTGSGRGIGRAIALKLASEGARVVVNDLDAEPGDAVAAEIKAMGSDAIAINGSVSEAGFADRFVGAAVETFGGLDIIVNNAGYTWDSTIQKMTDEQFQAMLDVHLVAPFRILRAAAEPIRIFAKKEAEAGQEVFRKVVNISSIAGLYGNAGQASYSSAKASLVGLTRTLCKEWGRYKVNVNCVAFGLINTRLTQPIEAQQKTIDVAGRDIKVGVQPQMLDAMARMIPLGRGGTPEEAADAVYLFCSPESNYVSGQVLVCGGGLIL; encoded by the coding sequence ATGGGCAAACTGCAAGGCAAGGTGGCGCTGGTCACCGGATCGGGCCGCGGCATCGGCCGCGCCATCGCGCTGAAGCTCGCATCCGAAGGCGCGCGCGTCGTCGTCAACGATCTCGACGCCGAACCGGGCGACGCCGTCGCTGCCGAGATCAAGGCGATGGGCAGCGACGCGATCGCGATCAATGGCAGCGTTTCGGAAGCCGGCTTCGCCGATCGCTTCGTCGGCGCTGCGGTGGAGACGTTCGGCGGCCTCGACATCATCGTCAACAACGCCGGCTACACCTGGGACTCGACGATCCAGAAGATGACCGACGAGCAATTCCAGGCGATGCTCGACGTGCATCTGGTGGCGCCGTTCCGCATCCTGCGCGCGGCCGCCGAGCCGATCCGGATCTTCGCCAAGAAGGAAGCCGAGGCCGGTCAGGAGGTGTTCCGGAAAGTCGTCAACATCTCGTCGATCGCCGGGCTCTACGGCAATGCCGGCCAGGCCAGCTACTCGTCGGCGAAGGCCTCGCTGGTCGGACTGACCCGCACGCTGTGCAAGGAATGGGGCCGCTACAAGGTCAACGTCAATTGCGTCGCGTTCGGCCTGATCAACACCCGCCTCACCCAGCCGATCGAAGCGCAGCAGAAAACCATCGACGTCGCCGGTCGCGACATCAAGGTCGGCGTGCAGCCGCAGATGCTGGACGCGATGGCGCGGATGATCCCGCTCGGGCGCGGCGGCACGCCGGAGGAAGCGGCTGACGCGGTGTATCTGTTCTGCAGCCCGGAATCCAACTACGTCAGCGGCCAAGTGCTGGTCTGCGGCGGCGGCTTGATCCTGTAA